One window of Anaerolineales bacterium genomic DNA carries:
- a CDS encoding PD40 domain-containing protein → MQKTFTYRFPFIALFFFLLSFFPSQSAHAHPADLYAHTITVNLTQTDMRVEWQVKPGLLLVNFIWNEMDVNQDGSVSEEEGQNWSESRLDQLTATLDGKSLPLTVDSITIPSTLQAFQAGEEILVFELSAKLSQDANNTQRIVIENGWESSKAINWFYLTAEDGSAFLFPSQKSHILTIDFIHNPATIEDQGRLLTTWDSGAPALPFGQEKDVVTETAEQVVPELSERSPQEILLDLVRSKEGSLAFYAFALVIALALGALHALTPGHGKTVVAAYLVGSRGTSWHAIVLGTVVTLTHTGSVFLLGILTLAASQYILPTTVIPFLEVLSGVLILGLGLYLLWQRFVYWRSRSAQGGVLAAGDGGKRKISLAPKSNVHKPTGSVKVESMSAGMHHHGDGKMHSHDVPEAITWRSLIALGVSGGLVPCPDAIAILLVAIAINRLFLGLALILSFSLGLAVVLIVIGLLMVNSRRLFDRMGFLDRFAPVMPLVSAVVVVALGAALTWGATVRAKENVTFAESTQRSVNEARVLYLREDENRIKGLFITNFSSGASKLVSAENQSVDDYIVSPDFSQAAYVTQNESASNEIWLLDLEDLSSRKLTDCRDAICSGLVWSPNGSRIIYEHMNLDGNASGLPTLWWVDVTTAKAQPVFQDPQLPGGNPRWSPDGKWLSYATPEGIRLYNLESSETRVIENVLGAAAMWAPNRKTILLRDVVIRHDQFVTELFIYGVESQTLVNISLDKGFENTLAAWSPDGETIAVVRRDLSVTRGDQIWVMKPDGSDGRMLTNDIDALHGSLNWSPDGKYVLYELYALDKFPFSSKLEVMDVESGEVRDLGIDGFNPKWVW, encoded by the coding sequence GTGCAAAAAACATTCACTTACCGCTTCCCATTCATAGCGCTTTTCTTCTTTCTTCTTTCATTCTTTCCTTCCCAATCCGCCCACGCCCACCCGGCGGACTTATACGCTCACACCATCACCGTCAACCTGACCCAAACAGACATGCGCGTCGAGTGGCAGGTCAAGCCGGGGTTATTGCTGGTCAACTTCATTTGGAACGAGATGGATGTGAACCAGGATGGCTCCGTCAGCGAGGAGGAGGGACAAAACTGGAGCGAGTCGCGCCTGGACCAACTGACCGCCACGCTCGATGGCAAGTCCCTGCCGCTGACGGTTGATTCGATAACGATTCCGTCCACGCTGCAAGCCTTTCAAGCGGGGGAGGAGATCCTTGTCTTCGAGTTATCTGCAAAACTAAGCCAGGACGCGAACAACACCCAGCGCATCGTCATCGAGAACGGATGGGAGTCGTCTAAAGCCATCAACTGGTTCTATCTCACTGCCGAAGATGGTTCTGCCTTCCTTTTTCCATCGCAGAAGAGTCACATCCTCACAATTGACTTCATCCACAACCCGGCGACCATCGAAGACCAAGGCCGCCTGCTCACAACATGGGACAGCGGCGCACCCGCGCTTCCGTTTGGGCAGGAGAAGGATGTCGTTACCGAAACCGCCGAGCAGGTCGTGCCGGAACTCTCCGAACGCTCGCCGCAGGAAATTCTGCTCGACCTGGTACGCAGTAAAGAAGGTTCGCTGGCTTTTTATGCTTTCGCATTGGTGATCGCCCTCGCCTTGGGAGCCTTGCATGCGCTGACTCCTGGTCATGGCAAGACGGTGGTCGCGGCGTATCTCGTCGGTTCACGTGGCACCTCCTGGCATGCCATTGTCCTCGGCACGGTTGTCACGCTGACGCATACCGGCTCGGTCTTTTTGCTCGGCATCCTCACGCTTGCCGCGTCGCAATACATCTTGCCGACGACGGTCATTCCGTTCCTTGAAGTCCTTTCGGGCGTGCTTATCCTTGGCTTGGGTTTGTATCTGCTTTGGCAGCGCTTTGTGTATTGGCGGTCGCGTTCTGCTCAAGGCGGCGTCCTCGCCGCCGGGGACGGCGGCAAGCGCAAAATTTCGCTTGCGCCGAAATCGAACGTACACAAGCCAACAGGTTCGGTCAAAGTGGAATCCATGTCCGCGGGGATGCATCATCATGGCGATGGCAAAATGCACTCGCATGACGTCCCCGAAGCCATCACCTGGCGTTCGTTGATCGCCCTCGGCGTCAGCGGCGGACTCGTCCCATGCCCGGATGCGATCGCGATTCTTTTGGTTGCCATTGCGATCAACCGCCTCTTTCTTGGTCTGGCATTGATCCTATCCTTTAGCCTCGGTCTCGCTGTGGTCTTGATCGTCATCGGCTTGCTCATGGTCAACAGCCGGCGTCTCTTCGACCGCATGGGCTTTTTGGACCGCTTTGCGCCAGTCATGCCGCTTGTTTCGGCGGTTGTGGTCGTTGCCCTCGGCGCGGCGCTGACGTGGGGGGCGACGGTCCGGGCGAAGGAAAATGTCACCTTCGCAGAATCAACTCAAAGGTCAGTCAATGAGGCGAGGGTTTTATATCTGCGCGAGGATGAGAATCGCATCAAGGGATTGTTCATCACGAATTTTTCCAGCGGTGCTTCCAAGTTGGTCTCCGCTGAAAACCAAAGCGTGGATGATTACATCGTCTCGCCGGATTTTTCTCAAGCCGCCTATGTCACTCAGAATGAAAGCGCGTCGAATGAAATCTGGCTCCTGGATTTGGAAGATTTGTCGAGCCGGAAATTGACCGATTGCAGGGATGCGATCTGTTCGGGATTGGTCTGGTCGCCGAACGGCAGCCGGATCATTTATGAACACATGAACCTGGACGGCAACGCGAGCGGACTCCCGACCTTGTGGTGGGTGGACGTGACGACTGCCAAAGCCCAGCCGGTTTTTCAAGATCCGCAATTACCGGGCGGTAACCCGCGCTGGTCACCGGATGGAAAATGGTTAAGTTACGCCACGCCGGAGGGGATCCGTTTGTATAACCTCGAGAGCAGTGAGACGCGCGTGATCGAAAATGTTTTGGGCGCGGCGGCTATGTGGGCGCCGAACAGGAAGACGATCCTGCTGCGCGATGTGGTTATCCGTCATGACCAGTTCGTGACCGAGTTATTCATCTATGGCGTTGAATCTCAAACGCTGGTGAATATCAGCCTTGATAAAGGTTTCGAGAACACGCTTGCCGCCTGGTCGCCCGATGGAGAGACGATTGCCGTCGTGCGGCGCGATCTTTCCGTGACCCGCGGCGACCAGATTTGGGTGATGAAACCAGACGGGAGCGACGGCCGCATGTTGACAAATGACATCGACGCCTTGCATGGCAGTCTGAACTGGTCGCCGGACGGAAAGTATGTGTTGTATGAACTGTATGCGCTCGATAAATTCCCGTTCTCGTCGAAGTTGGAGGTGATGGATGTCGAAAGCGGGGAAGTGAGGGATTTGGGAATCGACGGGTTCAATCCAAAGTGGGTGTGGTAA
- a CDS encoding transcriptional repressor has product MTSSEAWLEQLHDNGYRITAARRAVVHTVFGATHSLTPQEVYESARKKYRALGLVTVYRTLEKLEELHLIQRVHQPMGCHAFIAAGIGHQHLLLCQHCGQVEFFEGDDLDALTRSIAKKTGYQIQEHWLQLFGLCANCR; this is encoded by the coding sequence ATGACTTCTTCTGAAGCGTGGCTGGAGCAGCTGCACGACAACGGATACCGCATCACGGCGGCGCGGCGGGCGGTGGTGCATACCGTCTTTGGCGCGACCCATTCCCTGACACCGCAGGAAGTCTATGAATCGGCGCGGAAGAAGTATCGCGCCCTGGGTCTGGTCACTGTCTATCGCACGCTCGAGAAACTGGAGGAACTGCATCTCATTCAGCGCGTGCATCAACCAATGGGTTGTCACGCGTTCATTGCCGCGGGGATTGGGCACCAGCATCTTTTACTCTGCCAGCATTGTGGTCAGGTCGAGTTCTTCGAAGGCGATGACCTCGACGCGCTGACCAGGTCGATTGCAAAAAAGACCGGTTATCAAATTCAGGAACATTGGCTGCAACTGTTCGGTCTGTGTGCAAATTGCAGATAA
- a CDS encoding zinc ABC transporter substrate-binding protein: MKKVFNTILVTLTLAALLLTGCGSVPQNADNALNVLASTTFLADITQNVAGDRAQVVSLLPIGSDPHAYQATPADVVKISESTILILNGIEYEHFIEPLLENADGERLVIVASDGLEPHPMEEDAGEEHAGEEEHEAVDPHMWLDPNLVITYVENIRDGLSQADPGGAEVYRSNAEVYIAQLKDLDSFIKSQVESVPAERRLLVTNHEALGYFAERYGFTIVDTILPSVSSEASASAQEVASAIERIKLSGAPAIFLGEVENDSLAEQIASETDIKVVRDLYLETLTDGPPAATYIEMMKYNVTQIADALK, translated from the coding sequence ATGAAAAAAGTTTTCAATACCATTCTCGTGACCCTGACCCTTGCGGCTCTTCTCCTCACCGGGTGCGGATCTGTCCCTCAAAACGCGGACAACGCCTTGAACGTCCTCGCCTCCACCACCTTTCTGGCAGACATTACCCAAAACGTGGCGGGCGACCGCGCTCAAGTTGTTTCTTTGCTTCCGATCGGCTCAGATCCGCATGCCTATCAAGCCACACCTGCGGATGTGGTCAAGATCTCGGAAAGTACGATTTTGATCCTGAATGGCATCGAATATGAGCACTTCATCGAGCCGCTGCTCGAAAATGCGGACGGCGAACGGCTTGTGATCGTCGCTTCGGATGGGCTGGAACCGCACCCCATGGAGGAAGACGCGGGCGAGGAACATGCAGGCGAAGAAGAACATGAGGCGGTCGATCCGCATATGTGGCTCGACCCGAATCTCGTCATCACTTATGTGGAAAACATCCGTGACGGGTTAAGTCAGGCAGACCCGGGCGGGGCTGAAGTTTACAGGTCCAATGCGGAGGTGTATATCGCCCAATTGAAAGATTTGGATAGCTTCATCAAATCGCAAGTGGAATCAGTTCCCGCTGAACGACGCCTGCTGGTGACAAACCATGAAGCGCTGGGTTACTTTGCGGAGCGGTACGGGTTCACGATCGTGGATACCATCCTGCCGAGTGTCAGTTCCGAGGCGAGCGCTTCGGCGCAGGAAGTCGCTTCCGCGATTGAGAGGATCAAATTATCGGGTGCTCCAGCCATTTTCCTGGGCGAGGTGGAGAACGACTCTCTCGCCGAACAGATCGCGTCGGAGACCGATATAAAAGTGGTCAGAGACCTGTATCTTGAAACTCTGACCGACGGGCCTCCCGCAGCGACTTATATCGAGATGATGAAATATAATGTCACGCAGATCGCTGATGCGTTGAAGTAA
- a CDS encoding metal ABC transporter ATP-binding protein → MTGIDMYPNTNHKHDQPILDVTHLTFRYNGRDALENITFHLHEGERVAIVGPNGAGKSTLIKVIAGVLQPTSGEVNIYGTRPNKHVCIGYIPQRNQVDWHFPVSVADVVMMGRSAKLGPFNFPHKRDWDIVNHALETVELINLAGRQISQLSGGQQQRMFIARALAQEAELMLMDEPLTGLDAPSQEGLLDLLDRLKAEKVTVMVATHDLDQAATHFDRIMLLNHRLVAFGEPGIVLHTDNLLRAYGGRLKPVDGQVVLSIDDCCDGEEHEHNH, encoded by the coding sequence ATGACAGGAATAGACATGTACCCAAACACAAACCACAAACATGACCAACCCATTCTGGATGTAACGCATCTGACCTTCCGCTATAACGGCCGGGACGCGCTGGAGAACATCACCTTTCACTTGCATGAAGGCGAGCGTGTCGCCATCGTGGGACCGAACGGCGCGGGGAAGAGCACATTGATCAAAGTGATCGCCGGTGTCCTGCAACCGACCTCCGGGGAAGTGAACATCTACGGAACACGACCGAATAAACATGTTTGCATCGGTTATATCCCGCAGCGCAACCAGGTGGACTGGCATTTCCCCGTCAGTGTGGCCGACGTGGTGATGATGGGGCGCTCGGCAAAACTGGGTCCGTTCAATTTTCCTCACAAGCGCGATTGGGATATCGTGAATCACGCCCTCGAAACGGTCGAGTTGATTAATCTCGCCGGGCGGCAGATCAGCCAGCTTTCGGGTGGTCAGCAGCAGCGCATGTTCATCGCCCGCGCGCTTGCCCAGGAAGCGGAATTGATGTTAATGGACGAGCCATTGACCGGGCTCGATGCCCCGTCGCAGGAGGGATTGCTTGATTTGCTGGATCGTCTAAAGGCGGAAAAAGTCACCGTCATGGTGGCTACTCACGATCTCGATCAGGCGGCGACACATTTTGACAGGATCATGCTTTTGAATCATCGTTTGGTGGCGTTTGGGGAGCCGGGAATCGTGTTACATACCGATAATCTCCTGCGCGCTTATGGCGGAAGATTGAAACCGGTCGACGGGCAGGTCGTTTTGAGTATTGATGATTGTTGCGACGGCGAAGAGCATGAACACAATCATTGA
- a CDS encoding metal ABC transporter permease: MNTIIELLATPLQYEFMQRGMTAAILVGIVCAVVGTYMVLRGMAFFGDALAHTILPGIALGYLISGGDKDVLFWWALGTSVLAALGIGAISKNSQIKEDTSIGIIFAGMFALGIALISTVRSYAVDLSHFLFGDVLSVSVQSLWLILIFGGVVLLVIFAFYKEFMTLSFDPTLAATLRLPVGFLNNLLLALIAVTVAVSLQTVGVALMVAMLVTPAATAYLLTHRLSHMMMLAAVIASFSGIIGLYLSFYLSIASGAAVVLTATVFFLIAFGWKKFRGG; the protein is encoded by the coding sequence ATGAACACAATCATTGAACTTCTTGCAACCCCGCTTCAATATGAATTCATGCAGCGCGGAATGACTGCCGCGATCCTCGTTGGCATCGTCTGCGCGGTGGTGGGTACGTACATGGTTCTGCGCGGTATGGCGTTCTTTGGCGATGCGCTTGCCCATACCATATTGCCCGGCATTGCACTGGGGTATCTGATCAGCGGCGGAGATAAGGATGTGCTTTTCTGGTGGGCATTGGGAACATCCGTCCTTGCGGCGTTGGGGATCGGCGCCATCAGCAAGAATTCGCAGATCAAGGAAGATACATCCATAGGCATTATCTTCGCCGGGATGTTCGCGCTGGGGATCGCCTTGATATCCACAGTTCGCAGCTACGCCGTGGATTTGAGTCATTTCCTTTTCGGGGATGTGTTGTCCGTCTCGGTACAAAGCTTGTGGCTGATTCTGATATTTGGGGGAGTCGTACTCCTTGTCATCTTTGCTTTCTACAAAGAATTCATGACCCTTTCCTTCGACCCCACCCTGGCCGCTACGCTGCGACTCCCGGTCGGATTTCTAAATAACCTGCTCCTCGCCCTGATCGCTGTGACCGTTGCCGTTTCGCTTCAAACCGTCGGCGTGGCATTGATGGTCGCCATGCTTGTGACTCCCGCGGCAACGGCGTATTTACTTACGCATCGCCTGTCGCACATGATGATGCTTGCCGCGGTTATTGCATCATTTTCAGGGATCATCGGTTTGTATCTCTCGTTCTATCTCAGCATCGCCTCCGGCGCGGCGGTCGTCTTGACAGCGACCGTCTTCTTTTTGATCGCCTTTGGGTGGAAAAAGTTCCGGGGCGGATGA
- a CDS encoding AraC family transcriptional regulator, protein MTFKGAISTRPQQENIYIQRINAVLDHARRNLDKELSLETLAAVAGFSPFHFHRVFKALTEETVSDMAIRLRLERAAALLRSAPELSITAAAYECGFRSASVFSRAFKKQFGITARGWDRQSPLKNSKNGQVLDGFPRYTAESLKTFEGHDLFNVQVRSLPAQRLAYIRVFDSYADFNRVKSAFHRLCDWYSRHVGDLSETTLYGMSQDDPEITPLNLCRFDWCLKVPGEVEPEGEVDILDFPACEAASLHCLGGIEQEDKALQYLFRHWLPNSRYQPANLPAMEIYRRLPSELGWDFYDMDCAIPIVAL, encoded by the coding sequence ATGACCTTCAAAGGCGCGATATCCACACGTCCTCAACAGGAAAATATTTATATCCAGCGGATCAATGCCGTGCTTGACCATGCCCGCAGGAACCTGGATAAAGAACTGTCCCTGGAGACGTTGGCAGCGGTAGCTGGATTTTCGCCTTTTCATTTCCACCGGGTGTTCAAGGCTCTCACGGAAGAAACGGTCAGCGATATGGCAATCCGCCTGCGCCTGGAACGAGCCGCCGCTTTATTGCGTTCTGCACCTGAGCTTTCCATCACTGCCGCTGCCTACGAATGCGGGTTTCGCTCCGCTTCCGTATTTTCCCGGGCGTTCAAGAAGCAGTTTGGAATCACTGCCCGGGGATGGGATCGCCAAAGCCCACTGAAAAACAGCAAGAATGGTCAAGTCCTTGACGGCTTTCCCCGCTATACTGCCGAAAGTTTGAAAACATTCGAGGGACACGACCTGTTTAATGTCCAGGTTCGCTCCCTCCCGGCGCAAAGGCTGGCGTACATCCGTGTATTTGACTCGTACGCGGATTTCAACCGTGTCAAAAGTGCATTTCATCGCCTTTGTGATTGGTATTCACGGCATGTTGGTGATCTGTCCGAAACCACTCTTTACGGCATGTCGCAAGACGATCCCGAAATCACACCGTTGAATCTCTGCAGGTTTGATTGGTGTTTGAAGGTGCCGGGTGAAGTTGAGCCGGAAGGCGAAGTGGATATTCTGGATTTCCCGGCTTGTGAGGCGGCAAGCCTCCACTGCCTCGGCGGAATCGAACAGGAAGATAAAGCCCTTCAGTATTTGTTCCGGCATTGGCTTCCAAACAGCCGCTATCAACCGGCAAACCTGCCTGCCATGGAGATCTACCGTCGTCTGCCTTCCGAACTTGGCTGGGATTTCTACGACATGGATTGTGCCATCCCAATTGTGGCTTTGTAG
- a CDS encoding VOC family protein translates to MELGTFSVSLSVKNIKASKDFYEKLGFEPFGGDISQNWLIMKNGDCVIGLFQGMFEGNILTFNPGWDGNAQNLSSFTDIRELQRKLKAQGVALTSEADESTTGPASFTLVDPDGNAILVDQHV, encoded by the coding sequence ATGGAACTCGGAACATTCTCGGTAAGCCTGTCGGTCAAAAATATCAAAGCCTCGAAGGACTTTTACGAAAAACTTGGCTTCGAACCATTTGGCGGGGATATCTCACAGAATTGGTTGATCATGAAGAACGGCGATTGTGTGATCGGACTTTTCCAGGGCATGTTCGAGGGGAATATATTGACCTTCAACCCGGGTTGGGACGGAAATGCCCAAAACCTGTCCTCTTTTACAGACATTCGCGAACTCCAGCGGAAATTGAAAGCTCAGGGTGTGGCATTGACCAGCGAAGCCGATGAATCGACCACCGGACCGGCGAGTTTTACATTGGTGGATCCCGATGGGAATGCCATCCTTGTAGACCAGCATGTGTAA
- a CDS encoding SRPBCC family protein — translation MTLIENSIFIKASPEKVFAHITNIEGQKNQYVTSVEADGPLKLGTRIMTSVKAANGTVNVITSEVVGFEKNKLYSVKTIATPPASDMVSTNILEAENGGTKLILQTETVLTPPGMPSMPGMEDMMKKQMIAGFDATLAQMKKAIEG, via the coding sequence ATGACGCTTATCGAAAATTCCATCTTCATCAAGGCTTCCCCCGAAAAGGTCTTCGCCCATATCACGAATATCGAAGGGCAGAAGAACCAGTACGTCACCAGCGTAGAAGCGGATGGACCCCTTAAGCTCGGCACCAGGATCATGACCTCCGTCAAAGCCGCCAACGGCACCGTGAATGTCATCACTTCGGAGGTGGTCGGCTTCGAGAAGAATAAACTTTACAGCGTAAAAACCATTGCCACCCCGCCCGCTTCGGACATGGTCAGCACCAATATCCTCGAAGCGGAAAACGGTGGTACCAAGCTCATCCTCCAAACCGAAACGGTTCTCACTCCTCCCGGCATGCCGTCCATGCCCGGCATGGAGGATATGATGAAGAAGCAGATGATCGCCGGATTCGACGCGACCCTTGCCCAGATGAAGAAAGCCATCGAAGGCTGA
- a CDS encoding M1 family metallopeptidase yields the protein MHDHKKSIIILFTAILLVAACSSNQAVNTAAPSEQVFVTSVTETIPAAAAETQLPANTPAPALERAKYILNATLDYDAHTVSVDQAIQYPNLTGSQLSALVLAVTPNLWDEGFSLTGIVIDGQPVTTYVLDGQRLDIALASLLPANGVVEIKLQYTLSLPFAEQEDPNVSRPRIYGYTSRQVNLINWYPFIVPNIDGEWILHDPWYYGEHLVYDSADYEMTLKFADPASAPIVASSGVPEAQPDGSTRYTITSARTFAIAASRDFQTSSTQVGDVTLTSYYFAFNEAGGQGALQASGQALQVYGARFGPYPHKSLAIVMGDFNDGMEYSAFFYLSRDFYNLYDGTPANYLTFVAVHETAHQWWFEQVANDQALQPWLDETLATYSERVYYESTYPDLVSWWWSYRIDFYKPEGFVDIPIYEGQGFRPYTNATYFQGAHFLEKVRERIGDDAFFAFLQDYLNQGRGRIVTGNDFFRILRANAGATDISDLINQYFRSVYQ from the coding sequence ATGCATGACCATAAAAAATCGATCATCATCCTTTTTACCGCCATCCTATTGGTTGCCGCGTGTTCCTCCAATCAGGCGGTCAATACGGCAGCGCCTAGCGAACAGGTCTTCGTGACCTCCGTTACTGAGACAATTCCCGCAGCCGCTGCGGAAACTCAACTTCCAGCAAACACTCCTGCGCCTGCGCTCGAACGCGCAAAATATATATTGAATGCCACATTGGATTACGATGCCCATACCGTCAGCGTGGACCAGGCCATTCAGTATCCCAACCTGACCGGCAGCCAACTCAGCGCTCTCGTCCTTGCCGTCACGCCGAACCTGTGGGATGAAGGTTTCTCTCTGACCGGAATTGTCATCGACGGGCAGCCTGTGACGACCTACGTGCTCGACGGGCAGCGACTCGATATCGCTCTCGCTTCTCTTCTCCCTGCAAACGGAGTCGTTGAGATCAAACTTCAATACACGTTAAGCCTTCCCTTCGCCGAGCAGGAAGACCCGAACGTTTCCCGTCCGCGCATTTACGGCTATACCAGCAGGCAGGTCAATCTTATCAATTGGTATCCGTTCATCGTCCCGAACATCGACGGCGAATGGATCCTGCACGACCCGTGGTATTACGGTGAACATCTTGTTTACGATTCAGCAGATTACGAAATGACCCTCAAATTTGCAGACCCGGCTTCGGCTCCCATCGTCGCTTCGAGCGGAGTCCCCGAGGCGCAGCCCGATGGTTCGACTCGTTACACCATCACATCCGCGCGGACCTTTGCCATTGCCGCAAGCCGCGACTTTCAAACATCCAGCACGCAGGTTGGTGATGTGACGCTCACCAGTTATTACTTCGCTTTCAACGAAGCGGGAGGGCAGGGGGCATTGCAGGCATCGGGGCAGGCATTGCAGGTCTATGGCGCGCGTTTCGGACCCTACCCTCATAAGAGCCTCGCCATCGTGATGGGCGACTTCAACGACGGCATGGAATACTCGGCGTTTTTCTATCTCAGCCGCGATTTTTATAACCTGTATGATGGAACGCCCGCCAATTATCTGACGTTTGTCGCTGTGCATGAGACCGCGCATCAATGGTGGTTCGAGCAGGTTGCCAACGACCAGGCGCTTCAACCCTGGCTCGACGAGACCCTGGCGACATACAGTGAACGTGTTTATTACGAAAGCACATATCCCGACCTGGTATCCTGGTGGTGGTCGTATCGCATCGATTTCTATAAGCCGGAGGGCTTCGTGGATATTCCCATCTACGAAGGGCAGGGGTTTCGTCCCTACACCAACGCCACCTATTTTCAGGGAGCGCACTTTCTGGAAAAAGTCCGCGAGCGCATCGGCGATGATGCCTTCTTTGCCTTCCTTCAGGATTATCTCAACCAGGGTCGCGGCAGGATCGTCACCGGGAACGATTTCTTTCGCATCCTTCGCGCCAACGCAGGCGCGACCGACATCTCCGACCTCATCAACCAATACTTCCGCAGCGTCTATCAATGA
- a CDS encoding dihydrofolate reductase family protein — MNRPYVFINVAMTADGKIDTYARKGAAISSARDKQRVDELRASADGILVGGRTLLEEAPRLTVKSEALREGRIRQGRSPNPIKIGVVTVADIPEDSDFIKAGDSSLVIFTTSRTSISKLEALQALGARVFVDQAPRVDLNHMVLTLKRIGVDHLMVEGGGTINFELMRLGLVDELMIYIAPMIFGGATAPTPADGIGLLHGDALQMKLAGVEEWDDGGVVLKYKFMGR; from the coding sequence ATGAACCGACCTTACGTCTTCATCAACGTCGCGATGACCGCGGACGGGAAGATCGATACGTATGCCCGCAAAGGCGCGGCGATCTCTTCCGCACGGGATAAACAGCGTGTGGATGAATTGCGCGCCTCGGCGGATGGAATCCTTGTCGGCGGGAGGACGCTTCTGGAAGAGGCGCCCAGACTCACGGTCAAGAGCGAGGCGCTGCGCGAGGGGAGAATCCGGCAGGGACGTTCGCCGAATCCAATCAAGATTGGGGTGGTTACGGTCGCAGACATCCCGGAAGACTCAGATTTCATTAAGGCAGGCGATTCGTCGCTGGTAATATTCACGACATCGCGGACATCTATATCGAAACTCGAAGCACTGCAGGCGCTGGGCGCCAGGGTTTTTGTGGACCAAGCCCCACGTGTCGATCTGAATCACATGGTGTTAACATTGAAAAGGATCGGCGTGGATCATTTGATGGTGGAAGGCGGCGGGACGATCAACTTTGAACTCATGCGCTTGGGATTGGTCGATGAATTGATGATCTATATCGCCCCGATGATCTTTGGCGGTGCCACTGCGCCCACCCCCGCCGACGGCATTGGGTTGCTGCACGGGGACGCATTACAGATGAAACTCGCCGGGGTCGAGGAATGGGACGACGGCGGAGTGGTATTGAAGTATAAATTTATGGGCCGCTGA
- the ribA gene encoding GTP cyclohydrolase II, protein MHEKIQVLLEEDCCHECEGYGEDRICVHIEAVAELPTRFGDFHIVAFSNNRDDKEHVAIIKGDVIGAEDVPVRLHSECLTGDALGSLRCDCRDQLEAALKKIGAMERGMVLYLRQEGRGIGLTNKVRAYALQDQGLDTVEANLALGFRDDERDYAVAAHVIHSLKVKSIQLMTNNPKKIAQLEQHGVKINERLPHLLPTNEHNLFYLQTKAEKSGHMIDFHGKEHLPEQSDPAIVEGMTDDQVKAMYQD, encoded by the coding sequence ATGCATGAAAAAATCCAGGTTCTGCTGGAAGAAGATTGCTGTCACGAATGTGAAGGGTACGGCGAAGACCGCATTTGCGTCCATATCGAAGCGGTGGCGGAACTGCCCACGCGCTTTGGCGATTTTCATATCGTGGCATTTTCGAACAACAGGGACGATAAGGAACATGTCGCGATCATAAAGGGCGATGTGATCGGCGCGGAGGATGTGCCGGTGCGTTTGCATTCGGAATGTTTGACCGGCGATGCGCTTGGTTCGCTGCGCTGCGACTGCCGCGACCAGCTCGAAGCGGCCTTGAAGAAGATCGGCGCAATGGAGCGCGGCATGGTGTTGTACCTTCGCCAGGAAGGACGCGGCATCGGCCTGACGAATAAGGTCCGCGCCTATGCTTTGCAGGATCAAGGACTCGATACCGTCGAGGCGAATCTCGCGCTCGGTTTCCGCGACGATGAGCGCGATTACGCCGTTGCCGCGCATGTCATCCATTCTCTCAAGGTGAAGTCCATTCAGTTGATGACCAACAATCCAAAGAAGATCGCCCAACTCGAACAGCACGGCGTGAAGATCAACGAGCGCCTGCCGCACCTCCTGCCAACGAACGAGCACAATCTCTTTTATCTGCAGACCAAAGCCGAAAAATCCGGCCACATGATCGACTTTCACGGCAAGGAGCACCTGCCTGAACAGAGCGACCCCGCGATCGTCGAAGGAATGACGGACGATCAGGTCAAGGCGATGTATCAGGACTGA